acaaaaaatcgatattgCCGACCAGCAAGTTATAGCAAATAGTGAATCTCACGGTCGCCCTCATTTTCTGATCTACGTCTGTCTGACGTGTTGAAGACTTGaatgtttttcttcaaaaaacttTGATGAGGATTTCAGCCGATACAGCCGCTAACCAAACGTCGGCTAATGGCGGCTGAGAGTGTATCAGCGGCGACTACCGGCTGATCCTAAAATCGGCTGGCGTGGCCGGCGCACagttctattttctttctCTTACAAAATATGATACAAAGTGCTTACgatctcttttacaaaatgtgacacGTAGCTTATACTTCTTTTATGCATACTcctttttaaagaatttggtttcttttttacaaaatgtgaagCAAGGGGCTTATgtatccttttacaaaatgtcatATATGGATCTTAGGCTCCTTTCTAAAGAATGTGATGCAAGTAGCTTTTAAATAGTGTAATGCAAggatgcttccttttacaaaatgttacacATGCAGCTTATGGTCCCGATTGCATAATGTGACAATTGGACGAAGAAGCTCGTACCATTTTTTGCACTATATAACTTACGAAGAGTAGGATGGcttttagaaattgtaatgCAATAAACTGAAAGTGTGAAGTGATTcactttacaaaatgtaacaggAGGAAGCATTGGCCAAAAACAAAGACAAAGACCTTTAgtataacaacaaaatttgataatcatgtccggagcgttagtggaggacttgacgcagtctaacttccaaaaaaagaacgaagaaaattttttgagacgcggcaactatatataggcgagaatttaagtttctttcctttggcctgtatcaccacaaatcctattctatcttattcgcgcttcaaatacgagcaaaacgagctatcactcgactatgtaactttaaaattaccggagatacatcgttttgaaattggcacttttcatagaaaatacaccaaattgacttttcccaaacaatcaaaatctttcaacttactctgtatgtttctatctatctatctatcgacggacgatctcggaaactagtcagccaatctccatgaaattttgcaggaacctcagggtgggcataaaaatgaaattgtgatacgcgattaccccaggaaaaaccagaattttgttttattggcctcgaagtggtttctgagtgtggttttcgagggtcgggaacgcgttttcggctgtagcttagctgtattgaaacctacagaggcgtgcgactcataaaatgaaaggtattcgtaacacgattcgaacaaaaaaataatttaaaaaaaatcgggtcagattcgtttgagctagagtgactagagtgaccaaattttgagctactcgagcgtaggatgaaaggactaatatttttttgggttatgaaagatagagagttactttcttcggcaaagtctcagagttttacgagtagaacacaggggcatatgtgaaaaatgtcgaaagttggaaatgggtgggtcaattatgtttttagaggtatttcttgaatgatGGCAGatagagttactttcttcggcaaagtctcagagttttacgagtagaaaagaatggcatttgtgaaaaatgtcgaaagttggaaatgggtgggtcaattggggttttggagatatttcttgaatggtggcagatagagaattactttcttcgtcaaattttcgattttcgtcaaattttcgatttttgtcaaattttcgattttcgtcaaattttcaaatttcgtcaaattttcgattttcatcaaatttttgattttcatcaaattttcgatcttcgttaaattttcgaatttcgtcaaattttcgaatttcgttaaattttcgaatttcgtcaaattttcgattttcgccaaatttttgatttttgtcaaattttcgaatttcgtcaaatttttgattttagtcaaattttcgaatttcgtcaaattttcgaatctcgtcaaattttcaaattttgccgaatttccgaatttctgttataaactgttataaaaagcagtgttctaaaacttctaaaacgactgatatcccaacaaaaatctcttcgagaaaagtgtgacgcagtctttgaagtacaatttctaaaatgaatgatatcgctagagttgacgctttcagcttcgttacgcaaaaattaaattttacaccctattttagttcaaacaagctggcttagattttctcatcatctgccaaataatttttaccaaaaaaaatttgactggaaacaacaaaaattttaccaaaaaaatctgcgtcgcaaagtggcaaatgttcaggaacagaccagcaagaaaatttatctgccacatgcgacgcagatttttttggtaaaatttttgttgtttccagtcaaaaaatttttggtaaaaattatttggcagatgatgagaaaatctaagccagcttgtttgaactaaaattgtgtgtaaaatttaatttttgcgtaacgaagctgaaagcgtcgactatagcgatatcattcattttagaaattgtacttcaaagactgcgtcacacttttctcgaagagatttttgttgggattctACGCTAAGCTTGAAGTTTAGAAAGAAAAGTACATTTCATTTGTTACTCTTTCACctgatttatatttttctacgCTATTTTCGTATTTCCTTAGCATATTCACAAACAGTTAATCGCGTAAAAATTGTAGTGCACCAAACACTATGTCCGAATAACCGAGCGGAAGATAAACGGTAATATGGGAATGGAAATTCTCAAGTAAATTAGCGAATCACAAACAAATAAACTTTCTTGCAAAAATAACGTATATttattcacatgaaaacataTAACTCTACAACAGAGAGTATTCTAAAATTCAGACacatcaaatttttctaagctcttattttcaatatataaaatttttctaagtTCTTATTTTTAAcacatgaaatttttctaagtgtttttcataaataatgaacaagaatttttataagtattttagaaaaattaaataagtTCACAACACACGATTTAACTTGCTGACGTTACCACAATGCACTGATGTCCATCTTAGGCACTGGTCCTCtatttatatcaaaatttaaCATAGAATAGATAGGAGGACCATCTACCCTCCAATAAACTTGCAGCTGCAATTTTATTGTAGGTACGCGTTTATTAAAAGTGCGAACTTAAGTTTTATGACTTAATCCCTTTTCCTATTACTCTATTGAATTTTACGAACATCttgtttatttcattatttaacACAATGATTCGTACAAAATTGAATCCTTGTGAGCAGATTTTATACATTTCACTGATGTGCATAACATCAGGCGTTCGTATCTTTGAAAAGTTTATCCATGATCCAGGTATTAGTGGATCGTGTCTTGGGTAAAAGTGTGAATACAGTGTGGTGCACtacaaaatattcatttgCGGGCGAATAGTCTATAAAATGGTATTCACCCGCGCGGGAGAATAGTCTATCAGAtactattcgcccgcgcgggcgatTAGTCTATAAGatgctattcgcccgcgcggaTGATTAGTCTATAAGATGCTATTCGTCCGCGCGGGCAATTAGCAACGGCCTTGGGCGATTGATTCTACTAGGTCGCAACAAATTTTCAAGGTTTTATCATACGCGGGTTATTTGtattttctctcaaaaattatttttacttattttgcataatttcgataattaaatACACTACAAAAACccactaaaaatatttcttgtccacgagaggtcgataaaaaaattttcagctCACCGTGTCAAGTAaccaaaatgattttggttgtctgaataacgttatttgcttaaccgaattcatttcggGTATATAATGTTACGGATCCCTGGCAACATCTATTATCTTGTTCAGTAAGATCATTATACCTTCTGCTTTGCACCAAAATGGTTTCACCTAGACAAAAATGTAATATGATAAAGCCGATTAGAAAACAATCAAATCAGTGGCGATCCACTTGCCAAACGTACAACTCCATTAATCGCTTATTATTAACTGCATTAAGTATTAACGTCCGGCTTTATCTACTTTTATACTATGGTATTGATACGTAAACGAATATCATTGATGATAATAGCGAACAGCAAAGATTATGAGCAGCATCATATAAATACCCCGAGCACATCGAATAATACCTTTGTAACGGTTAGCAATACTAAGTGAAAAGCTTGTATTCAGCATTGCAGTAACAGTATAGTCGATCTTCAGTACAAGTGCAGTTTACTTACTAAGATACTGCATTAAGTTTTGACCATCTGTGTTAAAGTAGACGTGTGTCCATTCTAATTGaagaacaaattattttccaattttaagtCAGCCTACGACCATGTAAGTTGGAGTTACCTAATAAGAGTGATAAGAGTCAATGAGAAATGCttgaaaaataaactgaaTTTCGAAACAGGAAGTGGCGAACGACCATCCTTATCATTGCAGTGCTTCTTGTGAGCAAATGTCATGGAATTGCTCTGGATTGTGTATTTAGATCGCATAGTTTTTCAGTGATTGGCAGTCGTTACGCGTGTGATGCGAGAGTATTATTTGATGCAAATGAGAATGTAACAACAGTGTATGGACTTCACGAAGCTGGAAAAGGACATGAAGATGTGCACGGGATAGTGATACAGTCACAGAGTTTAGAATTTGTCCCAACAAACATCGAAAGTTTCTTTCCAAATGTCATTGCCATCAGTTTAGGGGACAATCATATAACCAGCATCCAGAACAGACATTTGGCCCCATTTCCAAATTTAGAATATCTATGGCTGGCGGGAAACAATTTTACTTTGGTGGATGGCAGTCTTTTCTCAGG
This genomic window from Bradysia coprophila strain Holo2 unplaced genomic scaffold, BU_Bcop_v1 contig_373, whole genome shotgun sequence contains:
- the LOC119082112 gene encoding uncharacterized protein LOC119082112 isoform X2, with amino-acid sequence MKWRTTILIIAVLLVSKCHGIALDCVFRSHSFSVIGSRYACDARVLFDANENVTTVYGLHEAGKGHEDVHGIVIQSQSLEFVPTNIESFFPNVIAISLGDNHITSIQNRHLAPFPNLEYLWLAGNNFTLVDGSLFSGLNSMRLISFNSNSIRHVGHDLNLPLNGDVRFSANSCISETAATPDAVAALKLNLLRNCPPTISQIEDSLETRPNLLTYTYGQVQSLRNEQANMLGRIAFLEYIIGNKLETTPKAQFLIDMLRRNN